From the Luteolibacter arcticus genome, one window contains:
- a CDS encoding response regulator — protein MEPLPHIAVVDDHGEIRELLVRYLGQHGYKVSAAASAAEFRAMMARGEVPDLAVLDIMMPGEDGLSLCRHLRSVSKLPVIFLTAMAEDTERIVGLELGADDYLVKPFNPRELLARIRAVLRRTGSDPVKTEESGAKGGNVRFGDKLFDMTRHEVTGADGVAVPLSTAEYRLLCVFLEHAGKVLSRDALLDLTSGREAEAWDRSIDNQVSRLRRKIEQDPKNPVLIKTFWGDGYCFTGEVSPG, from the coding sequence ATGGAACCCCTTCCGCACATCGCCGTGGTCGACGACCACGGGGAAATCCGCGAGCTGCTGGTGCGCTACCTGGGCCAGCACGGCTACAAGGTGAGCGCGGCTGCCAGCGCGGCGGAATTCCGTGCCATGATGGCCCGCGGCGAGGTGCCTGACCTGGCGGTGCTCGACATCATGATGCCGGGGGAGGACGGGCTGTCACTCTGCCGCCATCTGCGGTCCGTTTCCAAGCTGCCGGTGATTTTTCTAACAGCGATGGCGGAGGACACCGAGCGCATCGTGGGCCTGGAGCTGGGTGCGGACGACTACCTCGTGAAGCCATTCAATCCGCGCGAGCTGCTTGCCCGCATCCGCGCGGTGCTGCGCCGCACAGGGAGCGATCCGGTGAAAACGGAGGAATCCGGCGCGAAAGGGGGCAATGTCCGCTTTGGCGACAAGCTCTTCGACATGACCCGTCACGAGGTCACCGGGGCGGACGGGGTGGCGGTACCGCTGAGCACCGCCGAGTACCGCCTGCTATGTGTCTTCCTGGAACACGCGGGGAAGGTGCTCAGCCGTGATGCGCTGCTGGATCTAACAAGCGGTCGTGAGGCGGAGGCGTGGGATCGCAGCATCGACAACCAGGTCAGCCGTTTGCGCCGGAAAATCGAACAGGATCCGAAGAATCCTGTCCTCATCAAGACCTTCTGGGGAGACGGCTACTGCTTCACCGGGGAGGTGTCACCGGGATGA
- a CDS encoding efflux RND transporter periplasmic adaptor subunit yields the protein MKRAVCFLIFLLVLSAAYFAWQRASASTGERAPATAAPRAIPVTVAEARKEEIPIWLEGIGNVQAANTVTVRPRVGGALESITFTEGAMVKEGDVLARIDPRPYQSVLAQEEARKAQDEAQLANARTTLGRVQTLVKENAVSQQALDQAEAAASQLEAQVKAGQAAIDAAQLDLDFTTVRAPISGRTGVRMVDAGNVVTASQAEGLVVLTELQPISVIFTLPQRYLADLRAHMKPGAAELAVQARDEDGTLLDEGVLKLVDNQIDNTTGTLKLKASFPNKDFTLWPGQYVNARVLVETREDILVVPAEAVLPGLDGPFVYLVKDDDTVEARQTKPGITLGGLTVIESGLQAGDRVVREGQNKLKPGSQISITPSGS from the coding sequence ATGAAGAGAGCCGTCTGCTTCCTGATTTTCCTGCTGGTCCTTTCCGCCGCCTATTTCGCGTGGCAAAGGGCGAGCGCCTCAACGGGCGAGCGCGCTCCCGCCACCGCCGCGCCGCGGGCAATACCCGTGACGGTCGCGGAAGCCCGCAAGGAGGAAATTCCCATCTGGCTGGAAGGCATCGGCAATGTCCAGGCGGCCAATACCGTGACCGTCCGGCCGCGGGTCGGCGGTGCCTTGGAAAGCATCACCTTCACCGAGGGCGCGATGGTCAAGGAGGGCGACGTGCTTGCCCGGATCGATCCCCGTCCCTACCAGTCCGTGCTTGCCCAGGAAGAGGCGCGAAAGGCGCAGGATGAGGCACAACTGGCCAATGCCCGCACTACCCTCGGCCGGGTCCAGACCCTCGTGAAGGAGAATGCCGTGAGCCAACAGGCGCTCGATCAGGCGGAGGCCGCCGCGAGCCAACTGGAAGCCCAGGTGAAAGCCGGCCAAGCAGCGATCGATGCCGCCCAGCTCGACCTCGATTTCACTACCGTGCGCGCACCCATTTCCGGCCGCACCGGCGTGCGCATGGTGGATGCCGGAAACGTGGTGACCGCCAGCCAGGCGGAGGGTCTGGTCGTGCTGACCGAACTGCAGCCTATCTCAGTCATTTTCACCCTCCCCCAGCGCTATCTGGCTGACCTCCGCGCCCACATGAAACCGGGTGCCGCGGAACTCGCCGTGCAAGCCCGCGATGAAGACGGCACCCTGCTGGATGAAGGCGTGCTGAAGCTGGTGGACAACCAGATCGACAACACCACCGGCACCCTGAAGCTGAAGGCCTCCTTTCCTAACAAGGACTTCACCCTCTGGCCCGGCCAATACGTTAACGCCCGGGTGCTGGTGGAGACGAGGGAGGACATTCTGGTGGTGCCTGCCGAAGCCGTCCTACCGGGACTGGACGGACCCTTCGTCTACCTGGTGAAGGATGATGACACGGTGGAGGCGCGCCAGACGAAACCCGGGATCACGCTGGGGGGGCTCACCGTGATCGAGAGCGGGCTGCAAGCCGGCGACCGGGTGGTGCGTGAGGGCCAGAACAAGCTGAAGCCCGGTTCGCAGATTAGCATTACCCCCTCGGGATCATGA
- a CDS encoding efflux RND transporter permease subunit gives MNISAPFIRRPIATTLLTIGILLVGLICFPLLPVAPLPQVEFPTIQVSANLPGASPETMASSVATPLENQLALIPGVTQMTSASGLGSVQITIQFDLAKNIDAAAQEVQAAISAAAGQLPANLPSPPNFRKVNPADSPILILSLTSEVLPLTEVSDYAANVVAQQISQLGGVAQVDVMGEQKPAVRVQVDPAKLAAVGLTLDDVRGVIASATINSPKGTINGPRQSFSIYANDQLLKAEPYNDLILAYRKGAPIRVRDVGRAVDGPESIRSSALVNNKPGVGIIIRKEATANVIDTIESVNKLLPSLRASIPPAMSIDLLSDRSRTIRASVEEVELHLVLTVVLVTIVVFAFLRNTRATLIASAVVPVSIIATFAIMKLLGFSLNNLSLMALTISVGFVIDDAIVMLENIYRHIEEGMKPMDAALKGAKEVGFTILSITFSLIAVFIPVLLMGGIVGRLFREFAVTVTAAVLVSCFVSLTFVPMLCSRFLKHFEPPTGKGPRALLDRGLEKFFGGLEKTYEWMLHVVLRHRKTTLFSLVVTVALTGFVFMKMPKGFFPMQDTGLMNATAEASADISYEAMFERVQQVGEIIKSDPAVQGLQNRIGSGGRGGGSMNSARFFITLKERDQRDPVGVVMNRLRQATATIPGMTVFFQPQQDLNLGGFSSKTQFQYTLRDSDMDELNEWAPKIMDRMKQLPELRDVTSDQESSAPALTVEIDRQAASRFGIPAQDINSALYNAFGERQVTQFYTQVSQYKVIIEVDPELQKDSSTFDKIFLKSPLTGGQVPLSSLITSTTGASKPLTVNHLGKYPSVTISFNLAPDVALGDAVAVVEKATAEMGMPASVSGSFQGTAQAFQDSLRSQPLLIAAAIVAIYIILGMLYESYIHPLTILSTLPSAGLGALLTLWAFGHDVGVIAVIGILLLIGIVKKNAIMMIDFAIEAERDRGMEPEKAIFEACIKRFRPILMTTLAAMIGGIPLALGHGDGSELRQPLGYAIVGGLALSQLLTLFTTPVVYLMFDGLLLRARKLRKPRQEDGLGDAGSQPA, from the coding sequence ATGAACATTTCCGCCCCCTTCATCCGGCGCCCGATCGCGACCACGCTCCTCACCATCGGCATCCTGCTGGTGGGTCTCATCTGCTTCCCGCTGCTGCCCGTCGCGCCGCTGCCGCAGGTGGAATTCCCCACCATCCAGGTCTCTGCGAACCTGCCCGGGGCCAGTCCGGAAACAATGGCGTCCTCGGTGGCCACGCCGTTGGAGAACCAACTCGCCTTGATCCCCGGCGTCACCCAGATGACTTCCGCCAGCGGCTTGGGCAGTGTCCAGATTACGATCCAGTTCGACCTGGCCAAGAACATCGACGCCGCCGCCCAAGAGGTGCAAGCGGCCATCAGCGCCGCGGCGGGCCAGCTTCCCGCCAACCTGCCCAGCCCGCCGAATTTCCGGAAGGTCAATCCCGCGGACTCGCCCATCCTGATCCTCAGCCTCACCTCCGAGGTGCTGCCACTCACCGAGGTGAGCGACTACGCGGCGAACGTCGTGGCACAGCAAATCTCCCAGCTCGGCGGTGTGGCCCAGGTGGATGTGATGGGAGAGCAGAAGCCCGCCGTACGCGTGCAGGTGGACCCGGCCAAGCTCGCCGCCGTGGGCCTCACCCTGGATGACGTGCGGGGCGTGATTGCGTCCGCCACCATCAACTCACCGAAGGGCACCATCAATGGCCCGCGCCAGAGCTTCTCGATCTATGCGAACGACCAGCTCCTGAAAGCGGAACCCTACAACGACCTCATCCTCGCCTATCGCAAGGGCGCACCGATCCGCGTCCGCGATGTCGGCCGGGCGGTCGATGGCCCGGAATCCATCCGTTCTTCCGCCCTGGTGAACAACAAGCCGGGCGTCGGCATCATCATTCGCAAGGAAGCCACGGCCAACGTGATCGACACCATCGAGAGCGTGAACAAGCTCCTGCCTTCCCTGCGCGCGTCGATCCCCCCGGCGATGAGCATCGATCTGCTGAGCGACCGCAGCCGGACGATCCGCGCCTCGGTGGAGGAGGTGGAGCTTCACCTGGTGCTCACGGTGGTCCTTGTCACCATCGTGGTCTTCGCCTTCCTGCGAAATACCCGGGCGACCCTAATCGCCAGTGCCGTGGTACCCGTTTCCATCATCGCCACCTTCGCGATCATGAAGCTCCTCGGCTTCAGCCTGAACAACCTCTCGCTGATGGCGCTCACCATCTCGGTCGGCTTCGTGATCGATGACGCGATCGTGATGTTAGAGAACATCTACCGTCACATCGAGGAGGGTATGAAGCCGATGGACGCTGCCTTGAAGGGAGCCAAAGAAGTCGGCTTCACGATCCTCTCGATCACCTTCTCGCTCATCGCCGTCTTCATCCCCGTGCTATTGATGGGTGGCATCGTCGGGCGGCTCTTCCGCGAGTTCGCGGTGACGGTCACTGCGGCCGTATTGGTGTCCTGCTTCGTCTCGCTCACCTTCGTGCCGATGCTGTGCTCGCGGTTCCTTAAGCATTTCGAGCCGCCCACTGGCAAGGGGCCGCGCGCCCTGCTCGACCGCGGCTTGGAAAAATTCTTCGGCGGTCTGGAGAAGACCTACGAGTGGATGTTGCACGTCGTGCTCCGCCATCGGAAAACCACGCTGTTCTCGCTGGTGGTCACGGTGGCACTGACCGGCTTCGTCTTCATGAAGATGCCGAAGGGCTTCTTCCCCATGCAGGACACCGGCCTGATGAATGCCACGGCTGAGGCCTCGGCCGACATATCCTATGAGGCCATGTTCGAGCGCGTCCAGCAGGTGGGAGAAATCATCAAGAGCGATCCCGCCGTGCAGGGTCTCCAGAACCGGATCGGCTCCGGGGGACGCGGCGGCGGCTCGATGAATAGCGCCCGCTTTTTCATCACGCTCAAGGAGCGGGACCAGCGCGATCCCGTCGGCGTGGTGATGAACCGGCTGCGCCAAGCCACTGCCACCATCCCCGGGATGACGGTCTTCTTCCAGCCCCAGCAGGATCTCAACCTCGGCGGCTTCTCTTCCAAAACCCAGTTCCAGTATACCCTGCGGGATTCCGACATGGACGAGCTCAATGAGTGGGCTCCGAAGATCATGGACCGCATGAAGCAGCTCCCGGAATTGCGTGACGTGACCTCCGACCAGGAGTCGTCCGCCCCCGCCCTCACCGTGGAGATCGATCGCCAGGCGGCGAGCCGCTTCGGCATCCCGGCGCAGGATATCAACTCCGCCCTCTACAATGCCTTCGGCGAACGACAGGTCACCCAGTTCTACACGCAGGTGAGCCAGTACAAGGTCATCATCGAGGTCGATCCGGAGCTTCAGAAGGATTCGTCCACCTTCGACAAGATCTTCCTGAAATCCCCGCTCACCGGTGGTCAGGTGCCGCTTTCCTCACTGATCACATCCACCACCGGAGCCAGCAAACCCCTCACGGTGAATCACCTCGGCAAGTATCCATCGGTGACCATCTCTTTCAACCTCGCTCCGGACGTAGCTCTCGGGGACGCCGTGGCCGTCGTGGAAAAGGCCACCGCGGAAATGGGCATGCCCGCCTCTGTCAGCGGCAGCTTCCAGGGAACGGCGCAGGCCTTCCAGGATTCCCTGCGCTCCCAGCCGCTGCTTATCGCCGCTGCCATCGTGGCGATCTACATCATCCTCGGCATGCTCTATGAGAGCTATATCCATCCCCTCACCATTCTCTCCACCCTGCCCTCGGCCGGGCTCGGCGCGCTCCTCACGCTGTGGGCCTTCGGCCACGATGTCGGCGTAATCGCCGTCATCGGCATCCTCCTCCTCATCGGCATCGTGAAAAAAAATGCGATCATGATGATCGACTTCGCCATCGAGGCCGAGCGAGACCGTGGGATGGAACCAGAGAAGGCCATCTTCGAGGCCTGCATCAAGCGCTTCCGGCCCATCCTGATGACCACCCTCGCGGCGATGATCGGCGGTATCCCGCTTGCGCTTGGCCATGGCGACGGTTCGGAGCTACGCCAACCGCTTGGCTACGCGATCGTTGGCGGCCTTGCCCTCAGCCAGTTGCTCACGCTCTTCACCACGCCGGTGGTTTACCTGATGTTCGACGGACTCCTCCTGCGCGCGCGGAAGCTTCGCAAACCTCGTCAGGAAGACGGACTCGGCGACGCAGGATCACAACCTGCCTGA
- a CDS encoding sensor histidine kinase — protein MFTDSIRWRLQIWQGILLVGLLAAFGATAWQLEKTQRVTRLDDELARRAVALGVSIRPPDPPFLSNRVSSSESGGSKRLPPRDEGEDFGDYEMGFGLGPPPMLRDRSVPATVKAMFPGQAGEGYYYVVWTGPQARVQSSENAPATVPLPQREARDTQTRFRDRDGLREAYHFTEMGECVLAGRPVGKDLAGMKPYAARLSAIGVGVLVVGLGGGWWLTTRSIRPIEQIAGAAKRISEGKLSERIAVDHPGSELGQLAEVLNSTFERLEDTFAQQKRFTADASHELRTPLSVLIAETQTVLSRERPAEEYREVLAGNLDTARQMKRLAEALLELARLDAGEIRKPGPPLEIGALADDVVRRLHSLAKARNVSITREGGVAITSGSPERLVLVISNLVENAIHHGREGGSVAVTIRQEESGVVLEVKDDGPGIPVEDLPHVFERFYRADKSRTGSQGRYGLGLAICRGLVEAEGGTISVQSQAGQGACFTVRLSAPSS, from the coding sequence ATGTTCACGGATTCCATTCGCTGGCGTTTGCAGATCTGGCAGGGCATCCTGCTGGTCGGGCTGCTTGCTGCCTTCGGCGCGACCGCGTGGCAGCTTGAGAAGACGCAGCGGGTGACACGACTGGACGATGAGTTGGCGAGGCGGGCGGTGGCGTTGGGCGTGAGCATTCGTCCGCCGGATCCACCATTCCTGAGCAACCGCGTGTCGTCGTCGGAATCAGGTGGTTCAAAACGGCTTCCGCCCCGGGATGAGGGCGAGGACTTCGGTGATTATGAAATGGGCTTCGGTCTGGGACCGCCGCCCATGCTTCGCGATCGCTCGGTTCCCGCGACGGTGAAAGCGATGTTCCCGGGTCAAGCGGGAGAGGGCTACTACTACGTCGTGTGGACCGGTCCGCAGGCGCGTGTCCAGAGTTCGGAGAATGCCCCTGCCACGGTGCCGCTGCCGCAGCGCGAGGCGCGGGATACCCAGACGCGTTTCCGAGACCGCGACGGATTGCGGGAGGCCTATCATTTCACGGAGATGGGCGAGTGCGTGCTGGCCGGACGTCCGGTGGGGAAAGACTTGGCCGGGATGAAGCCCTATGCCGCGCGGTTATCGGCAATCGGAGTTGGCGTGCTGGTCGTGGGGCTCGGAGGTGGCTGGTGGCTGACCACGCGGTCGATCCGCCCGATCGAACAGATCGCCGGTGCGGCGAAGCGAATCTCGGAGGGAAAGCTCTCCGAGCGCATCGCGGTCGATCATCCAGGCAGCGAGCTCGGACAGCTGGCGGAAGTGCTGAACTCAACCTTCGAGCGGCTGGAGGACACCTTTGCCCAACAGAAGCGTTTCACCGCGGATGCTTCTCATGAGCTGCGGACGCCGCTTTCGGTGCTGATTGCCGAGACCCAGACGGTGTTGTCGCGAGAGCGTCCGGCGGAGGAATATCGTGAGGTGCTTGCCGGCAACCTCGACACCGCACGGCAAATGAAGCGGCTGGCGGAGGCGTTGTTAGAGCTGGCTCGTCTCGATGCCGGGGAGATTCGCAAGCCCGGCCCGCCGTTGGAAATCGGAGCGCTGGCAGATGATGTGGTGCGCCGGCTCCATTCACTGGCAAAGGCGCGGAACGTCTCGATCACGCGGGAAGGTGGAGTCGCCATCACCAGCGGCAGTCCCGAACGCCTCGTGCTGGTGATTTCCAATCTGGTGGAGAATGCGATCCATCATGGGCGTGAGGGAGGGTCAGTCGCGGTAACGATTCGGCAGGAGGAGAGTGGGGTCGTGCTTGAAGTGAAGGACGATGGTCCGGGCATTCCCGTGGAGGATCTGCCGCACGTTTTCGAGCGGTTCTACCGCGCCGACAAGTCACGGACCGGTTCCCAGGGCCGCTATGGCCTCGGGCTCGCGATCTGTCGTGGTCTGGTCGAGGCGGAAGGCGGCACCATTTCCGTGCAAAGCCAAGCGGGGCAGGGGGCCTGCTTCACTGTGAGACTGTCGGCCCCGTCTTCCTGA
- a CDS encoding response regulator transcription factor has protein sequence MRLLIIEDEPRLLRALAKALREEGYAVDTAEEGEDGLFKATAFNYDAVVLDVMLPGMDGWEILRRLRATKATPVLMLTARDATTDRVKGLDGGADDYLVKPFELDELFARIRAIIRRHAGRPHSTVTVGDVEIDTRGRKVEFGGKAVFLTAREYAILEYLALHRGEVISRTELYEHLFDENEDTLSNLLDVHVHGIRRKLRADLIVTRRGEGYLID, from the coding sequence ATGCGACTGTTGATCATCGAGGACGAACCGCGACTGCTGCGCGCGCTGGCCAAGGCGCTACGCGAGGAAGGCTATGCCGTGGACACGGCCGAAGAAGGCGAGGACGGACTCTTCAAGGCGACCGCCTTCAATTACGATGCCGTGGTGCTGGACGTGATGCTGCCGGGCATGGACGGCTGGGAGATTCTGCGCCGCCTACGCGCGACGAAGGCAACGCCGGTGCTGATGCTCACCGCCCGTGACGCCACCACTGACCGGGTGAAAGGTCTTGATGGCGGAGCGGATGACTATCTGGTGAAGCCCTTCGAGCTGGACGAACTCTTCGCCCGCATCCGCGCCATCATCCGCCGCCACGCCGGTCGTCCGCATTCCACGGTGACCGTCGGTGATGTGGAGATCGACACCCGTGGCCGGAAGGTCGAGTTCGGTGGGAAGGCCGTCTTTCTAACAGCCCGCGAGTACGCCATCCTCGAATACCTCGCGCTGCATCGCGGCGAGGTGATCAGCCGCACGGAACTCTACGAGCATCTCTTCGACGAGAACGAGGACACGCTTTCGAATCTGTTGGATGTCCATGTCCACGGTATCCGCCGGAAGCTGCGGGCGGACCTGATCGTCACCCGTCGTGGCGAGGGCTATCTCATCGACTGA
- a CDS encoding bifunctional proline dehydrogenase/L-glutamate gamma-semialdehyde dehydrogenase, whose product MTRVCDRIDRCRQFHPTDAELPGEAIELAAELLREATRGQRFGEKLQARQMAAMMDDAPGKAFTFAMADQVFRPPTAAREAKRFRDLIEDYGVPHYLPLPARVAMRAGEIASAAAPEIVMPLVAEKMRQESSSVILPAEEEKLRKHLRRRRDAGMRMNLNQLGEAVLGEEEANHRLEANLTRLADPDTDYISVKISAIYSQIHLVAVDETLVEIKKRLRELYRAAMKASPAKFVNLDMEEYRDLRLTCAAFQEVLDEPEFQKLEAGIVLQAYLPDAWPVQKELNVWALKRVDAGGASIKIRIVKGANLAMEKVDAETHDWPLAPYGSKVEVDANFKRMLHEGCRKEVARAVRLGVASHNLFDIAYGLLLRAREGVEDCVEFEMLEGMANHQARTVRDAAKGLLLYAPVVKREDFHSAIAYLVRRLDENTSPENFLHDLFGMKPGDAAWGRQKERFLNACAMIGTAIHGPQRVQDRTTESRPPLPLDHPFHNEADTDWSLPHNVRWAREKVEAMRKAEPPFVPLQIGGQTSEGSATEDGCDPSRPGYVAYRHALGGPEDIERALQVAVSARESWKNIGWQVRSEIIAKVAAVIAARRGDAIATMVLDAGKAVMEADAELSEAIDFADYYARSFSRVGAFDGVACEPLGTVLVTPPWNFPYAIPCGGILAALAAGNTVILKPAPETVLTAWEMVNCLWEAGVPHEVLQFLPCPDNEIGRSLVTDPRIGAVVLTGAYETARMFLSWKPELRLFAETSGKNALVITASADPDLAVKDLVKSAFGHAGQKCSAASLAIVEAELYDDPGFRRRLRDAASSLKTGPSWEYDSIVTTVIREPGDALKRALTTLDPGEEWLLEPQMLNGNPCLWSPGIKLGVMPDSWFRATECFGPVLGLVRANNLDHAIRIQNDSEFGLTGGIHALDPVEIDAWRERAEVGNAYINRPITGAIVQRQPFGGWKRSCFGPGAKAGGPNYVPLFSTWRNEGLPQLRETPKPEVMELLKSLAPIVSSEELEAAAGSDAWWMKNEFGIEHDPSALDCEANVFRYRPFARCLIRASETTDATAIARMLIAARAAGVESELSLPPGREFPMKGITIRHETEDSLTKRLATARYGLLRTSSASQRLIAAAIESGVRIVTHAPVWSGKLELPAFFREQAVSETRHRHGSVLPRPEELR is encoded by the coding sequence ATGACTCGTGTATGCGATCGCATTGACCGGTGCCGCCAATTCCACCCTACCGACGCCGAACTCCCCGGGGAGGCGATCGAGCTGGCCGCCGAGCTCCTGCGTGAAGCCACCCGCGGCCAACGCTTCGGCGAGAAGCTGCAGGCCCGCCAGATGGCGGCCATGATGGACGATGCACCGGGCAAGGCCTTCACCTTCGCGATGGCCGACCAAGTCTTCCGCCCGCCCACGGCAGCACGCGAGGCAAAGCGTTTCCGCGACCTGATCGAGGACTACGGAGTGCCGCACTACCTTCCGCTGCCGGCCCGGGTCGCAATGCGCGCCGGCGAAATCGCCTCCGCCGCCGCACCCGAGATCGTGATGCCACTGGTGGCGGAGAAGATGCGTCAGGAAAGCTCGTCGGTTATTCTGCCGGCCGAGGAGGAAAAGCTGCGCAAGCACCTCCGCCGCCGCCGTGATGCCGGGATGCGGATGAACCTCAACCAGCTCGGCGAAGCCGTGCTCGGCGAGGAAGAAGCGAACCATCGCCTCGAAGCGAATCTCACCCGTCTCGCCGATCCTGACACCGACTACATCTCGGTGAAAATTTCCGCGATCTACAGCCAGATCCACCTGGTGGCGGTCGATGAAACGCTGGTCGAGATCAAGAAGCGGCTGCGCGAACTCTACCGCGCGGCGATGAAGGCTTCGCCCGCGAAGTTCGTGAACCTCGACATGGAAGAATACCGCGACCTGCGCCTGACCTGCGCCGCCTTCCAAGAAGTCCTCGACGAGCCGGAGTTCCAGAAGCTCGAAGCCGGAATCGTGCTCCAAGCCTACCTGCCCGACGCTTGGCCGGTTCAGAAAGAACTCAACGTCTGGGCGCTCAAGCGCGTCGATGCCGGCGGCGCGAGCATCAAGATCCGCATCGTGAAAGGCGCAAACCTGGCTATGGAGAAGGTCGACGCCGAGACCCACGACTGGCCCCTCGCGCCCTACGGCTCGAAGGTGGAAGTGGATGCCAATTTCAAGCGCATGCTTCACGAAGGCTGCCGCAAGGAAGTCGCCCGTGCCGTGCGACTCGGCGTGGCCAGCCACAACCTCTTCGACATCGCCTACGGCTTGCTGTTGCGTGCCCGTGAAGGCGTCGAGGACTGCGTCGAGTTCGAGATGCTGGAAGGCATGGCCAACCATCAGGCCCGCACGGTCCGCGACGCGGCAAAGGGCTTGCTGCTCTACGCGCCAGTGGTGAAGCGCGAGGACTTCCACAGCGCGATCGCCTATCTCGTCCGTCGCTTGGACGAGAACACCTCGCCGGAGAATTTCCTCCACGACCTCTTTGGCATGAAGCCGGGCGATGCCGCATGGGGGCGCCAAAAGGAACGCTTCCTTAATGCCTGTGCGATGATCGGCACGGCAATCCATGGTCCGCAGCGCGTCCAAGATCGCACCACCGAGAGCCGCCCGCCGCTGCCACTGGATCATCCTTTCCACAACGAAGCCGACACCGACTGGTCGCTCCCTCACAACGTCCGCTGGGCCCGCGAGAAAGTGGAAGCGATGAGGAAGGCGGAGCCGCCATTCGTCCCGCTTCAGATCGGCGGGCAAACCAGCGAAGGCTCCGCGACCGAGGACGGCTGCGATCCTTCCCGCCCCGGCTACGTGGCCTACCGCCACGCGCTCGGCGGCCCTGAAGATATTGAGCGAGCCCTGCAGGTGGCCGTCTCTGCCCGCGAGTCGTGGAAGAATATCGGCTGGCAAGTCCGCTCCGAAATCATCGCCAAGGTCGCGGCCGTGATTGCCGCGCGCCGCGGCGATGCCATCGCCACCATGGTGCTCGACGCTGGCAAGGCCGTGATGGAAGCGGACGCCGAGCTGAGCGAGGCGATCGACTTCGCCGACTACTATGCCCGTAGTTTTTCCCGCGTGGGAGCCTTCGATGGCGTCGCATGCGAACCTCTTGGCACCGTGCTGGTGACGCCGCCTTGGAACTTCCCTTACGCGATTCCCTGCGGCGGCATCCTCGCCGCGCTGGCGGCTGGCAATACCGTCATCCTCAAGCCCGCCCCGGAGACCGTCCTAACGGCATGGGAGATGGTGAACTGCCTGTGGGAAGCCGGCGTGCCGCATGAGGTGCTGCAATTCCTCCCCTGCCCCGACAACGAGATCGGCCGCTCGCTGGTCACCGACCCACGCATCGGCGCGGTGGTCCTGACCGGTGCCTATGAGACCGCGCGGATGTTTCTTTCGTGGAAGCCCGAGCTGCGCCTGTTCGCGGAGACCTCCGGCAAGAATGCGTTGGTGATCACCGCCTCTGCCGATCCCGACCTCGCGGTGAAGGACCTCGTCAAGAGTGCCTTCGGCCATGCCGGCCAGAAGTGCTCGGCCGCCTCACTCGCCATCGTCGAGGCCGAACTCTACGACGACCCCGGATTCCGCCGCCGCCTGCGCGATGCCGCGTCGTCGCTGAAGACCGGTCCATCCTGGGAATACGACTCGATCGTCACCACCGTCATCCGCGAGCCGGGAGACGCCTTGAAGCGCGCGCTCACCACGCTCGATCCCGGCGAGGAGTGGCTGCTTGAGCCACAAATGTTGAACGGAAATCCCTGTCTGTGGTCGCCGGGCATCAAGCTGGGTGTCATGCCGGATAGCTGGTTCCGCGCCACCGAATGCTTTGGCCCGGTGCTCGGCTTGGTCCGCGCCAACAATCTCGATCACGCGATCCGCATCCAGAATGACTCCGAGTTCGGCCTCACCGGCGGCATTCACGCGCTGGATCCGGTCGAGATCGATGCGTGGCGCGAACGCGCCGAAGTCGGCAACGCCTACATCAATCGTCCGATCACCGGTGCAATCGTGCAGCGCCAGCCATTCGGCGGATGGAAGCGTTCATGCTTCGGTCCGGGCGCGAAGGCCGGTGGACCGAATTACGTGCCGCTCTTCTCCACATGGCGAAATGAGGGCCTGCCGCAACTCCGCGAAACGCCCAAGCCGGAGGTCATGGAACTCCTGAAATCCCTCGCTCCGATCGTTTCTTCGGAAGAACTCGAAGCGGCCGCTGGCAGCGATGCGTGGTGGATGAAAAACGAGTTCGGAATCGAACACGATCCCTCCGCACTCGACTGTGAGGCCAATGTTTTCCGCTACCGCCCGTTTGCCCGCTGCCTGATCCGTGCAAGCGAGACGACCGACGCCACCGCTATCGCCCGCATGCTCATCGCCGCACGCGCTGCCGGGGTCGAAAGCGAACTGTCGTTGCCGCCGGGACGCGAATTTCCGATGAAAGGAATTACGATCCGGCATGAGACCGAGGACTCCCTCACGAAGCGACTCGCGACCGCTCGCTACGGACTCCTGCGCACGTCGTCGGCGAGTCAACGCCTTATCGCAGCAGCGATCGAGTCAGGTGTCCGGATCGTCACCCACGCGCCCGTATGGTCAGGAAAGCTCGAACTTCCGGCATTTTTCCGGGAACAGGCGGTGTCAGAAACCCGTCACCGGCATGGATCGGTGTTGCCCCGGCCCGAAGAATTGCGATAG